A region of Vitis vinifera cultivar Pinot Noir 40024 chromosome 13, ASM3070453v1 DNA encodes the following proteins:
- the LOC104877884 gene encoding uncharacterized protein LOC104877884 has product MGARHMHVMDEDNDENEEVYMYPVDMHPDERDGMRIKPPSPYEIKNKYLEREYKDMEAYVNQQRDKWKTYGCTIMSNGWTGPMRLSIINFMVYPKGSTVFLKIFNASNNIKDHKYIYKLLKNVIKEVEVDNMVQIVIDNGSMFVKVRKVLMNKFNLYWTPCVAHCIELMFEDIRIRPSVGDVICSDRKITNFIYNHGWLLAEMRKYCGGDIVRLGAKRFATNYIALKSLLKKRVDLKKLFMSDEWAKHKLNRTNIGRDMEKLMFDHQY; this is encoded by the exons ATGGGGGCCAGGCATATGCATGTTATGGACGAGgataatgatgaaaatgaagaagtgtaCATGTATCCAGTAGATATGCACCCGGATGAGCGGGATG GAATGAGAATCAaacctccatctccatatgaaataaagaataagtaCTTGGAAAGGGAATACAAAGAtatggaagcttatgtgaaccaaCAAAGAGATAAATGGAAGACATATGGCTGCACCATAATGTCAAATGGATGGACAGGGCCCATGAGattaagtataattaattttatggtCTATCCAAAAGGGAGTACGGTGTTCCTTAAGATATTCAATGCATCAAACAATATCAAAGACCACAAATACATATACAAGCTATTAAAGAATGTTATCAAAGAAGTCGAGGTAGATAATATGGTCCAAATTGTCATAGATAACGGGTCAATGTTCGTGAAAGTAAGGAAGGTATTGATGAATAAGTTTAACTTATATTGGACCCCATGTGTGGCACACTGTATTGAACTAATGTTTGAAGACATCAGGATAAGACCTAGTGTTGGAGATGTAATATGCAGTGACCGCAAGATAACcaacttcatttacaatcatggtTGGTTACTTGCAGAAATGAGAAAGTActgtggtggagacattgttcgacTAGGAGCTAAAAGGTTTGCTACAAACTATATTGCTCTTAAAAGTCTTCTTAAAAAAAGGGTTgatttgaagaaattgtttatgagtgatgaatggGCAAAACACAAGCTCAATCGGACAAACATTGGACGAGATATGGAGAAACTAATGTTTGACCATCAGTATTAG